GGGGCTGAGCGCGGGATCGCCCAGATGCCCGTTGATGTAGGTGTCGATGTGGAACAGAAGCTCCGATGACGCGTCGCCCCACGTCGCACCGCGCAGTTCGTTCCCGACCATCGTGGCGATGAGGTCCATCGTGTTGTGCGTGATCCGCAGACCGGTCGGCCCGTCGAGGGCGGGCAGCGCGGAGGCGATCCCGGCGAGGAAGCGGCTGACGGCGCGCGCGAAGCCCTCGTCTCCGCCGATCCTGATCGCGGTGAGAGCCTTGAGCGACTCGGGGTCGGCGTCGATCATCCGGTGCGGGAACATCACGATGACGGAGGCCGTGTCCTCGCCGAACTCGAGCGTGTACGGCCTGCTCGTGTCGTAGAGGACGATGTCGCCCGGGGTGAGCAGCCCGGTGCGATCGTCCTGCACCAGCATGCCGCTGCCGGTCAGGAGGAGGGTGAGCTTGACGTAGTGCTCGGACGAGGTCCGGATGTCGGCTGCCGTCCTCTCGACGGTGTGCGCGCTGGCCGTGACCGTGGAGAAGAGCACGCCGTCGCTGATCCGGCCGTCGAGCTGCGCGTGGAACGCGCCTCCCGGTGCCGCGTGCACGTCGAGCGGGACGAACGAGCTCGAGACGGTGCGCTGCCACTGCGAGACGGCGGAGGTGGACTCTCGCACGGACAGCGGTGTGTTGTCGGGCATGGCGCACCTCACGTCATCGTGGGCTCAGGGAGATCTGATTATAGCCGTCGCCCGTGGCGGGGTGGCCCCCGCAACGCCATGGGCCCCCGGCCTCGACCGCGGCGACGACCGCTCGGTCAGCCGATGCACGTGCCGGTCGACACGGGTTCGGGCGCGTCGCCGATGACCGCGAAGACCGGCATCAGCTCGTTCGCGGTCATCGCATAGCCGACGTCGGCACGTGCCTCGTCGCGCGCGAAGACGACGCCGGCGACCTCGCCCGACTCCGTCAGGAGGGGGCCGCCGGAGTTGCCCGGGACGACCTCCGCGGACAGCGTGTAGACCTCGCGCGGGGCGCGTGCGCTCTCGTAGATGTCGGCGACCCGCGCCGAGCCGACCGCGAGCACGCCGGCGGGGACCGTGCGGAACGGCCCTCCGTACGGATATCCCTGCACGGCTGCGGCGCTGCCCGCGGAGAGGGTCTCCACGATGGCCAGCGGAGCGGCGTCGACGTCCACGGCGATCGCCGCCAGATCGTCCACGGGATCGAAGTACACCACGCGCCCCTCGCGCGCCGGCTCGCCCGGCAGCTCGACGACGGGCACGTCGACTCCCGCGACGACATGTGCGTTCGTGATCACGAGGTCGTCGGCGGCGACGAAGCCCGAGCCGCTCGAGCTCGTCCCGCACGCATAGGCGACGCCGGTGATGCGCGCCACCGACGCGGCCGATGCGGCGAGGTCGGGATCGTCGGTGTCGATCTCCGCGGTGTCGGGAGTCGTCCCCGCCTCGAACAGCCCGCCGATCGTGGGCAGCGTGTCCTCGAGGACCGTCGAGTGCAGCCGAGCCAGCGCCTCAGCCACGGGAGCCGGGGTGAGGCGATCGATCGTGCGCAGCACCGCGGAGGAGGCCACAGAGGCGGAGACTCCCGGGATGCCCGCCGCGGCGATCCCCGATCCGGCGAGCGAGAGCGCGAGCGCGGCGGCCACGGCGCCGAGCGCGCCGCCGAGGAGACGTTCGACGACGCGGAGCCTCATCCGGTCGGCACCGCGGCGGACGACCGAGCCGATCGCGCCGCCGACGGCGGCGCCGAGCGCGAGCAGGCCGATCGTCGTGCCGACGACGGCGAGCCCGCGCCAGCCCGGGTCGGGGATCGCGTCGTTGACGAGCGGCGTCACCCACGGCGCGGCGGCGCCACCGGCGATGAGACCGCACAGCCATCCGAGGCCTGCGAACAGCCCTGCTCGAAGTCCGGCGACGAGCGCCGCGACCAGGACGACGAGGATCACGACATCGGCGAGGGTCATCGCAGCGGCTCCTGTTCTCCGGCGGGAGGACTCACGCTACGTGCCTCTCCTCGGGCGAAGCCGGGAGACCGCCCGGATCGGTCCTCCTCGTCCGCGGTGCGCGCCTCGACCGCCTCCGTCGTCGACGCTAGGGAGCGTCGGGGACGGCGACCAGGTCCTCGCGCAGGTAGCGGGCGTACCCGCCCGGTGTGCGTCCGTGCTGGCGTCCGCTCGTGAGCACCCAGGCGTCGTCCGAGGCCACGATCCGGGCCCCGCGCGAGCGTGCCAGCGACACGAGCCGGACGTCCTCGTGCTCCTCGGCGGACGAGAATCCGCCGGCGTCGACGAGCGTGGACGCGCGGATGCCCAGGTTCGCTCCGTGCACGTGGCCGTTCGCCACGCCGGGGGTGTAGCGACGGAGCCATGCGGCGACCTGCTGCTCGGAGAGATCACGGAAATCCGGATGCACCGTGCCGACGACGACGTCGGCGCCGGCATCGGCCTGCTCGACCTGATGCGTCAGCCAGTGGGGCGGGACGGCGGAGTCCGCGTCGGTGTGCGCCGTCCACACCTGTGCGAGCGGCAGCGCCCGGAATCGGTCGAGGGCGAGCCCGACGCCCGAAGCGCGAGCGGCTCCGACGCGGCGGTGGGCGACCTGTACCGCCTCGACGTCCGAGCCCTCGGCGATGGGGGCGGATGCGTCGGTGCAGGCGTCGAGCACCGCCCAGATCCGCGCGTCGATCGCGGGGTGAGCCCGACGCAGATGCACGCGCGCGGCCTGGAGCGATTCGAGGCATCCGGCCAGCAGCTCCTCCTCGTCGTGGACGGGGACCACGACGGCGACGGCGGCGATTCGCCGAGACGACATCACAGCACCCCCGTCTCGCGGGCGACCGACGCCGCGCCTCCTCGCGCGAGCACGTCCAAGACGAAGTCGTCCTCGATGTGCCGGGCCGCACGGGTCCACTCGCGGCGCGCGGCGATGGCGGCGTGGACGTCGTCGCCGCCCAGCGGCGCCGTGTCGATCGGATGCCGCCAATGGCATGCGACGAGGACCGCGTCGCCGGCGGCGGACGCGTCGATCCGGTCGAGAGCCCGGGCGAGGCGCTCGGCCGACCAGTAGTAGCCGAGCTCGGACAGCACGATCAGATCGAAGTCGCCGGCGGGCCACTCGTCGGGGAGCGTCCATTGCTCGAACCGGACGTTCGACGGGGCTCCGTTCCGCCGTGCGCGCGAGAGCGCCACCTCGGACGCGTCGACCGCGACGAGCGACGAGGCGCGTGAGGCCAGCTCCCGCGACGTCGCTCCGCCGGCGCAGCCGAGCTCCAGCGCCCGTGCGAAGCGTTCCCGCGGGAGCGACGCGAGCAGCAGATCCCGTTTGCGTCGTTCGTACCAGCGCGACTCGAGCCCCCACGGATCGTCGTGGCGCTCATGGAACGCGTCGAAGTCGGCGACGCTCGGCTCCGGCGTCTCCCGATCGTCCCGCGTCGGCGACGGGGCGATGAGCACCTCGACGTCACGCGCGAAATGAGCCTTCGTGTCGGCGTGGAGGATGGCTCCGTCGGCGGGCGCGTCCGGATCGGGATGCAGCTGGCTCCTGTGCGCGGCGATCGCACGGCTCTTGGCGGCAACGGACTCCTCGTCGAGCGAGAACGCCCTCCAGCCCACCGTGTCGATCGACGCGGGATCGCCCCAGTGCCAGAGCCAGATCGGGTAGCCGACGACGGTGGCGCCGCTCGTGCGGAGGGACAGGGCGATCTCGCCCAGCACGCGGTGGTCGCGGTGGCCGTCGTCCCACCAGGGGGCCGCGATCAGCGTCCGGCCCGAGCCCCGCCCGCGCACCCGTGCGGACAGGGCCGCGGCGACGTCCGCCCGAGCCTCGCGGATGCCGCCGTCGGCGACGCCCAGGAAGTCGACGGGCGCGCCCGGAGCCAGCTCGTGGAGCGCCCTGATGAGCTCTTCACGTCGCACACGCCCGAGGTCCGCCGGGTTCGGCACGTCGGGATGGGCGGCGTCGCCGTCGGTGACGACGATCACCGACACGGCGACGCCGTCCCGCGCGGCGCGGAAGATGAGACCGCCGGCGCCGAGGGTCTCGTCGTCCGGGTGCGCCGACAGCACGACGAGACGCTCCACGCCCGTGAGGTCGAGCGCGGGGAGGCCCCGCCACGGCGCCGCACGCTGCCACGCGTCCTCGGACGTCCCGGGATCGCGGTGGTCGAACGGGACGCTCACCGTCGGCCCTCCGCGACGGCGAGGCGCCCGAGACGCGCGAGATCGCGGTCCGCATGGTCCTGGCGGATGTACACGGAGAGGTCGGCGACGCGTCGGGAGTGGCTCTCGTCGGCGGCGACGGGCCCGGGGCCGAGAGCCGCCGCCTCGTCGTCGAGCACGACGCGGACGGATCGCGAGACGACCGCGCGGACGCGCGCCGCGAGGAGAGCGGCGTCCGCACCCGAGACGCGCTCGTCGATCTCCGCGGCGGCGTGCGCCAGCGTGCGGGATGCCGCCCAGCTCGCCGCATCCGCCCGTCCCGCGTACAGCGCGGACAGCTGGTCCGCGTCGGTTCGCGCGCCGGCGGCGGCGAGGGCCGCGACGATCGGCAGGGTCCCGCCCCACCACACCGCCGCGACGCCCATCCCGCCCCACGTGAAGCCCGCCCGGCGCAGGTACCAGCCCGGCTCGCCGACGGGAGCGGCGTGAGCGCCCTCCAGGTCGACGGGGGCGCTGACGACCTGGGACAACCCGCGAGCCGCCCACGGCCCCGGTCTGGCGCTCACCTCGGGCGCACGGAGGTCGACGGCGAAGAGGCCGCGCCGGCCGTCGTCGACCCACGCCGTGAGGAGCGCATGACTCAGGCGACCGGCGAGCGAGCACCACGGCTTCGTCCCCGTGAGCGTCCATCCGCCGCCGGCCGCGGGACGCGCCGTGACCCGCGCCGCCGGTCCTTCCGCGGCGAAGACGCCCCAGGTCGCGTCGTCCGTCGCGTCGACCGATGCGAGCACGGCGTCGACGTCCGCGACGTCGTCGCGCGCCTGATCGAGGATCGCCAGCGCATCGAGATGAGGCTCGAGGATCCGCGCAGCGCCGACGTCCCGCTCGCTCGTCGATGCCAGGAGTTCCCAGAGGGCGGCCGTGTCCTCACCGGGCGAGGGGGCGATCCTGCCGACCCGGGAGACCCACGCGAGCGTGGACTCCAGGTCGACGCCGAAGCCCGCGAGGTCGTCCACGTCCGCCAA
This window of the Microbacterium sp. AB genome carries:
- a CDS encoding AraC-like ligand-binding domain-containing protein; its protein translation is MPDNTPLSVRESTSAVSQWQRTVSSSFVPLDVHAAPGGAFHAQLDGRISDGVLFSTVTASAHTVERTAADIRTSSEHYVKLTLLLTGSGMLVQDDRTGLLTPGDIVLYDTSRPYTLEFGEDTASVIVMFPHRMIDADPESLKALTAIRIGGDEGFARAVSRFLAGIASALPALDGPTGLRITHNTMDLIATMVGNELRGATWGDASSELLFHIDTYINGHLGDPALSPETVAAANYISTRHLHALFQRRGVSVSQWIRQRRLEHVRRDLRDPRRASDSVASIASSWGFADPSHFSKVFREHVGVPPTVYRAATDG
- a CDS encoding glycosyltransferase codes for the protein MSSRRIAAVAVVVPVHDEEELLAGCLESLQAARVHLRRAHPAIDARIWAVLDACTDASAPIAEGSDVEAVQVAHRRVGAARASGVGLALDRFRALPLAQVWTAHTDADSAVPPHWLTHQVEQADAGADVVVGTVHPDFRDLSEQQVAAWLRRYTPGVANGHVHGANLGIRASTLVDAGGFSSAEEHEDVRLVSLARSRGARIVASDDAWVLTSGRQHGRTPGGYARYLREDLVAVPDAP
- a CDS encoding acyl-CoA dehydrogenase, translating into MSRSVPDRPPLRALPPALDEALADVDDLAGFGVDLESTLAWVSRVGRIAPSPGEDTAALWELLASTSERDVGAARILEPHLDALAILDQARDDVADVDAVLASVDATDDATWGVFAAEGPAARVTARPAAGGGWTLTGTKPWCSLAGRLSHALLTAWVDDGRRGLFAVDLRAPEVSARPGPWAARGLSQVVSAPVDLEGAHAAPVGEPGWYLRRAGFTWGGMGVAAVWWGGTLPIVAALAAAGARTDADQLSALYAGRADAASWAASRTLAHAAAEIDERVSGADAALLAARVRAVVSRSVRVVLDDEAAALGPGPVAADESHSRRVADLSVYIRQDHADRDLARLGRLAVAEGRR
- a CDS encoding bifunctional PIG-L family deacetylase/class I SAM-dependent methyltransferase; this encodes MSVPFDHRDPGTSEDAWQRAAPWRGLPALDLTGVERLVVLSAHPDDETLGAGGLIFRAARDGVAVSVIVVTDGDAAHPDVPNPADLGRVRREELIRALHELAPGAPVDFLGVADGGIREARADVAAALSARVRGRGSGRTLIAAPWWDDGHRDHRVLGEIALSLRTSGATVVGYPIWLWHWGDPASIDTVGWRAFSLDEESVAAKSRAIAAHRSQLHPDPDAPADGAILHADTKAHFARDVEVLIAPSPTRDDRETPEPSVADFDAFHERHDDPWGLESRWYERRKRDLLLASLPRERFARALELGCAGGATSRELASRASSLVAVDASEVALSRARRNGAPSNVRFEQWTLPDEWPAGDFDLIVLSELGYYWSAERLARALDRIDASAAGDAVLVACHWRHPIDTAPLGGDDVHAAIAARREWTRAARHIEDDFVLDVLARGGAASVARETGVL
- a CDS encoding MarP family serine protease, which encodes MTLADVVILVVLVAALVAGLRAGLFAGLGWLCGLIAGGAAAPWVTPLVNDAIPDPGWRGLAVVGTTIGLLALGAAVGGAIGSVVRRGADRMRLRVVERLLGGALGAVAAALALSLAGSGIAAAGIPGVSASVASSAVLRTIDRLTPAPVAEALARLHSTVLEDTLPTIGGLFEAGTTPDTAEIDTDDPDLAASAASVARITGVAYACGTSSSGSGFVAADDLVITNAHVVAGVDVPVVELPGEPAREGRVVYFDPVDDLAAIAVDVDAAPLAIVETLSAGSAAAVQGYPYGGPFRTVPAGVLAVGSARVADIYESARAPREVYTLSAEVVPGNSGGPLLTESGEVAGVVFARDEARADVGYAMTANELMPVFAVIGDAPEPVSTGTCIG